TGACATTTATAAATATAAACCGATATAATGCGTTTTTAAATAAAAAATATTCTAAAAGGAATTAAAATGAAAAAGTTAAATCTTTCACTAGCAGCAATTTTTGCTATGAGTACATTCGCAATAGCGGGTGGTGATATCGCTCCAATGGAACCAGTAGTTGAGGAGCCGGTAGTTGTTGAATCAACAGGTAATTTCTATCTTGGTCTTGCATATGGTTACCTATCAGACAGTACTGATCTCACAGATAACATTGGTAACATCTCTGGTCTAGCTCCAGGAGCCACTACAACTCTATGGGACGAAAGCTATAATGATCTTATGATCCAAGCTGGTTATAACTTCAATGAGTATATTGCAATTGAAGGTAGATACTGGTTTGGTCTTGGTGATACAAATCTTTATAATGATGGTACATATGCTGTTGATGCGTCTGTCGATGCATGGGGAATCTATGTTAAACCACAGTACCCAGTAACAGAAGCATTCAATATCTATGCACTTCTTGGATATGGTGCTGCGCAATATGACTTTACTGAGTCTTATGGTAGATGGACAAACAGCGTTCTTGATGATGATAGCGTTGACGGATTCTCTTGGGGTCTTGGTGCATCATATGCATTTACAGACAACGTAGCAGTATTTGTTGACTATGTAAGTATCTACAATGATGATGACAACCACTTTGGTACAAACTTTGACATCAACATTGATAGAACTATCGATGCTTGGAACTTCGGTGTAACTTACAACTTCTAAGAAACACTTTCCAAAGCTGAGCCTTCGGGCTTGGCACCTTACCTTTATTCTCCCTCTTTTTTAAAAATTCTTCATTTTTTACTTTTATTAGACTATAATACTTCCGATACTATATTTTTATGGGTATTTTGACTTTCTATGTGAATTTTCCAGAGATTCTGAATCAAGTTCAGAATGACGGTCAGCCTGTACTTTTTTGGAGATACTATTGCGTTTTATACAACTTTTAACTTTTCTACTCTTTTTACATACCTCTCTCTTTGCACAAACACTTTCTATCGATACGATCTCCGCCAATATTCAGCGTGATTTACAGACAAAACTTACCGGTCAGAACAAAGCCATCGTACAGAACCTCTACAACAGAACAGGGAACAAACCACTGTGGATAGGTGCTGCCAACAAGCAGAAGATGAGCCAGCTCATACAGGCGTTGAACGACCCGCTTTACAACTACAAGAACAAAGCTTTCAACCAGAAAGCGATAAAGAAGCTTACCTACATGCTGGACAACAACCAGTACTCCGCTTCCAAAAAAGCGGCAGTGTATGCCCGCCTCGATATTGTACTCAGTTCCGCTTTCGTGCATCTTGTGCGTTTCATCGTGCAGGGAGATGTGGACTGGGACCTTGTACAGCAGAAGTTCAAGGCACTTCGAGAGAGTGACGACATCCGCGCGGACTGGGAGATGTCTCCCAAACCGTTCCCGAATGAAGAGGTACTTGCCCAGACAGTCGCCAACGGAAACATAAAAGGCTACCTCAACTCCCTGCTTCCTAGGGAAAAGGAGTACAGAAAGCTTGTAAAGCTGCTGAAGAACTACAGGGTAATGGATAAATTCCCCAAGATAAAATACAGCAATGACCCGCTTAAACTCGGAGACAGGTCTTCCCGTGTCAAGGAGATCAAAAAGCGTCTTCAGATCTCGGGAGACTACCCCAAAGAAGCGCCGATAGACTGGAAGTTCGACAAGACACTGGAACATGCCGTCAAGACCTACCAGAAACGCTACCTGCTTGAGATAAACGGCCAGGTTGACAAACGGGTCACCTACTACCTCAATCAACCGGCCAGGAAGAACATACAGGCGATCATTACCAATCTTGACAAGACCAAACTCTACCCCAAGCGTTTTGAAGAGGAGTACATTGCCGTCAATATTCCGGACTTCAACCTGCGTTACTACAAGAACTATGAGATGGTCATGAAGATGGGTATTGTCGTGGGGCGTATTGACCGTCCTACACCTATCTTCAGTGACAAGATAGAGTATATGGTTATCAACCCAACATGGACCATTCCGGACAACCTCATCAAAAGAGATCTGATACATGTATTGAGAGAGAATCCTTCCTATCTTGAAGAGAACAACATTCATGTCTTCTCCGGGAATAAAGAGATCACCGTCACTCAGGAGATGCTCGACCCATACGAGCACAGTGACAAACGTGTTCCCTACCGGTTCGTACAGTACCCCGGCGATACCAATGCCCTGGGTCGTATCAAATTCATGTTCCCCAACAAATATGCCGTCTACCTTCATGATACGGACAACAAGACACTGCTGACAAGACGCTACAAGATCTACAGTTCGGGATGTATGCGGGTGGACAGGCCCTTCGACCTTATGGACATTCTGCTGGAACATGCCAAAGAAAGGTACACCAAAGAAGATATCGATGCCATCATCGCTACGGATAAACCAAAGACCATCAGGCTGAAAAAGGCCATTCCCGTACACATTCTCTACTTTACGGTCTTCGAGGAGGATGGATTGGCCTATTTCAAGAATGACATCTACCTCTATGACAAGATCATCGAAGAGTCTGTCGAGGGACATAAAAAAGCCACCTTTACCATGCCCAAAAAGCGTATGGGAAGGGTAAAAAAGACAGAAGAGAGGCCTCTGTCCAACTAAGTACAAAAGGATCTTCATGAAAATCATCACTCTTTTAAGCCTGTCTCTGCTCTCGCTGTTTCTGCTGAATGCCTGCGGGGAAGAGCCAAAAGAAACCCCGAAAGAGACATTCACGAACCCGGTTGACAGTTACATGGACAGCCGTGTCGATGCCATACAGAATGCCAAAGCTGCCGTAAAGAAGAGCAATGCACAGACCCAGGCACAGGACAAGGCCATAGAGGCCCTGATGAAATGATGCACCCCGGGAGGACAGCATGAAACATATACGATATTTGACAGCTATTCTTCTGCTCCTGCCCATAGGACTTTGGGCAGAGCACTTTTTTGTAGCTGTCCTGAAAAAAGGCACAGAGTACAGCGAACAGATAATGGTCTCCAAATCCAAACTGGGGCATTTGGAAGTACCTGTCAAACAGGCGTGGAGAGAAGGCTACCGCATTACGGATATACTGCATTCGCCACGACGATGGAGTGTCGTACTGAGCAAAGGTACGACCATAGGCAAACAGCTCTATATGCATCGCAGGATCATGAGAGAGTTCCAAACAGAGGTGAACCACCTTCTCAGACAGGGGTATGAAATAGTCAATGTGGAGAACGGTGTAGGTGAATGGGTAGCGGTCTTTGAAAAAGGCAGCCGGTTCAAAGAGACACATATGAATGTCACGCGTGACCTTTCCGACATGAAGAAGCGCATACAACAACGAAAAGAGATGGGTTTTGACATCATCGACATCGAAGCGGC
The Sulfurovum riftiae genome window above contains:
- a CDS encoding DUF7477 domain-containing protein, with the protein product MKHIRYLTAILLLLPIGLWAEHFFVAVLKKGTEYSEQIMVSKSKLGHLEVPVKQAWREGYRITDILHSPRRWSVVLSKGTTIGKQLYMHRRIMREFQTEVNHLLRQGYEIVNVENGVGEWVAVFEKGSRFKETHMNVTRDLSDMKKRIQQRKEMGFDIIDIEAAEGYWVALFAKATGYLTQRYATYENWEALAPAIAARWKEGYRIVNLEYGANGWFFLYAKEKNPSEELYIRRHDHNAFRSSVRKYWKAGYRITDLAEGRR
- a CDS encoding outer membrane protein, which produces MKKLNLSLAAIFAMSTFAIAGGDIAPMEPVVEEPVVVESTGNFYLGLAYGYLSDSTDLTDNIGNISGLAPGATTTLWDESYNDLMIQAGYNFNEYIAIEGRYWFGLGDTNLYNDGTYAVDASVDAWGIYVKPQYPVTEAFNIYALLGYGAAQYDFTESYGRWTNSVLDDDSVDGFSWGLGASYAFTDNVAVFVDYVSIYNDDDNHFGTNFDINIDRTIDAWNFGVTYNF
- a CDS encoding L,D-transpeptidase family protein, translated to MRFIQLLTFLLFLHTSLFAQTLSIDTISANIQRDLQTKLTGQNKAIVQNLYNRTGNKPLWIGAANKQKMSQLIQALNDPLYNYKNKAFNQKAIKKLTYMLDNNQYSASKKAAVYARLDIVLSSAFVHLVRFIVQGDVDWDLVQQKFKALRESDDIRADWEMSPKPFPNEEVLAQTVANGNIKGYLNSLLPREKEYRKLVKLLKNYRVMDKFPKIKYSNDPLKLGDRSSRVKEIKKRLQISGDYPKEAPIDWKFDKTLEHAVKTYQKRYLLEINGQVDKRVTYYLNQPARKNIQAIITNLDKTKLYPKRFEEEYIAVNIPDFNLRYYKNYEMVMKMGIVVGRIDRPTPIFSDKIEYMVINPTWTIPDNLIKRDLIHVLRENPSYLEENNIHVFSGNKEITVTQEMLDPYEHSDKRVPYRFVQYPGDTNALGRIKFMFPNKYAVYLHDTDNKTLLTRRYKIYSSGCMRVDRPFDLMDILLEHAKERYTKEDIDAIIATDKPKTIRLKKAIPVHILYFTVFEEDGLAYFKNDIYLYDKIIEESVEGHKKATFTMPKKRMGRVKKTEERPLSN